GAAGTTTTCTATCTTATCCAAGACATGAGTATTTTAGAAGGATTCTATGTAACCTAATAGGACAATGGGTAGAAGAAGGAGAGTTTCCTTATGATATGGAGAACTTAGGATCAATTGTTAAAGATATTTGTTATAATAATGCAAAAAAATATTTTGATATTGTATTAGAAGATTAATTTTAAAATGCTCTTTTTAGAGGGAAAAAATAATAGGAAAAAATCTTGTCCTAAAGGGCAAGTTTTTTTCTATAAAAGTATAGAAAAAAGTGTATATATCATTATATAGCCCAATTATATTGAGAGAATGAGAGGATATTGCATGAGACAATTAAGATTGAGAAATAAAAAGTCTATTAAAACAAGAGTGATAAGTATTTTTTTGCTCATCAATTTCATCATGTTAATGTCCTTTTTGATATCCTTTTCTATGCAAAATACAATAACAAAAGAATATGATAGAACAATGAAAATCAATATACAATTAAGTCAACTAGCTATAGAAATAAATAAAAGCATGAATTCCTTCGATCAGTATATAAAAAATAGAGATTCGGAAGACCTTCAGCATCATTACACTTCAGTAGAGAAGATAGGAAATATATTGAAGACCATAGAAACTGAAGTAAGGAGAGACAAGGACAGCGGTATCTTTTTTAGAAACCTAGAAAATATGTTTGATTATCAAAAACAATTAACAGATACGATTCTTGTTGATGGAGGTTTAAATGTTTATAGTTATCGTAAGTTTAATGAACTCAGGACTTTATCAGCATACATGAATAATCATGCTCAAATGCTAATTACTTCTTATTTAGACTATACGAATCAGCATTATTCAAATACTTTGCAGAGTTATAAGGAAACAGAAAGAAGTATTGCTGTTACGATTCTATTTTTTAGTTTTATTAGCTTTGTTTTTGCCATATTTCTATCAAATAATACACTAGAAATGATTACTGCTTTGGCAGCATCTGCTGAACAATTGGCAAAGGGCAACTGGGAAGTAGAAGATATTAAAGAAAATGCGTATCAAGAATTTAGCATGATGGCTCAAGCCTTTAATCACATGAAAAATAATATAAAATATTTTGTAGAAGAACTTAGAAGGAAAAGTGAGGTAGAAATTAATTTAAACAAAGAAAAACTGATTAGCTTGGAAAAGGATAAGCTACTGAAGGAATCTCAGTTAATGACACTGCAAAATCAAATGGATCCGCACTTTTTATTTAACACGCTAAATATTATTGCTAGGATAGCTATGTTTGAAGGAGGAAATAATACAGTAAGATTAATACAAGCTACAGCAAAAATATTAAGATATAACTTAAGCAATAAAAACAAATTGGTGAAGCTAGAAGAAGAAATTAGCACGCTAAAAGCTTATATTTTTATACAAGAAACTAGATTTCAGGACCAAATAACTTTTGAACTACAGATTAAGGGAAATATAGATGATGTAGAGATACTTCCCATGACACTTCAACCGATTGTAGAAAATGCAATTATTCATGGTTTACAGGATCAAGAGGAGGGCAAGATAGAGATATTGATTCTAAGGGAAAAAAACTATGTAAAGGTGCAAATAAAGGACAATGGCAGAGGGATCTCGGAGGAGAAGCTAAAACATATTTTTAAAGAAAATAGTGAAAAAAATAAAAAAGGACACACTACCGGATTGGGTTTATCGAATGTAAAGAAAAGACTAGAACTGCACTTTGGTATGGAAAACTTAATTTTTATTGATAGTCAGGTAGATCAAGGAACTAGCATAGACATTTTTATTCCTTTAAAGGATGGTGAACCCCATGCTACAACTGATGATTATTGAAGATGAAGCAATAGAAAGAAAGGCCTTGAAATTTCTCATTGATAAATATTATAAGAATAAAATTTGTGTTTGTGGAGAAGCCAGTAATGGTAGCCAGGCAATAGAAAAAGCTGTAGCATTACATCCTGACATTATTATAGCTGACATAAGAATGCCAGGAACCAATGGTTTAGAGGCTTGCCAATTAATAAAAAAACGTTTGCCTCATACAGAAATTGTCGTTTTGACAGCTTATGATGATTTTCCCTATGCTAAAAAAGCTATTCATATAGGTGTTCATGATTATTTATTGAAGCCTGTTTCTGATGAAGAATTTTGTAATGCCATGGATAAAGTACTAGAAAAGATCAATAACTTGAAAAAAAACATAGAAAAAGAGAAAACCCTCAGAAAACAAATGAATGAATTTATGCCTTTATTGGAAAAAGAAATGATCTTGAAACTCATTTTAGGAGAAGATTTATTACAAAGCCAATTAGAAGAATATAAAAATGTTTTTAATATAAAAAGCAACACATTTGTCTGCATTACTTTTCTCAGCAGTGAAGAAGATGAAGGTGAAGAAAAAATCCTTAAAACGATAAAAAACAAACTTAAGTTTGTAAGTAGAGAGACCTTAGGAAGTATTTATTTGAAAAATATGGTTTTTTTATTATTTCACCGTGAACTTGATAGATTAATAAATAATAAAGATCTGATAGCCTCTATAAAGGAAATTCGCTATCAAGTGGAAGAAAAATTCCACACAAAGTTGTATTTTGGTATAGGGGGGATTTGCCGGGAAGCTTCACAACTATATCATTCCTATAGGGCAGCAAAGTCTGCTATGGAAAAACAAGTACAGAAATTACAACATGATAAAAATCAAGAGTTGCATAAGGATCTTCTTAATGCTGTTTATGAAAAGGAAATGATTGTTTTTGAAAAACTTCTTAATGAAGATTTAACAGGAGCTACGAGAGCTTTTGAAGATATATTAAGTTATGTATTAAGGGATAGGGAAAATCACCAGCATTTATCCATTGAGAAGTATATGCAACAATTTTGTTTGGTGATTAATCGGAATATTATTCAATTTTTCGGTAATGCACTGATTACTTCGAGAATACAAAAGATGGAGGAAGAAGTACAAACTTTAAAGGAAACAAGAGAAATAAAAGAGTACATGGAGAATCTATTTAAAGAAGTGGTTTTTGCCATAGCTCAGTACAAGAAGGATAGTAACATACGAGCTATAGAATCAGTGAAGGCGTATGTCCGTGAAAATTATAAAAATGATATTTCTTTGAACGATGTGGCAGATTATATTGCTTTGAGTCCATATTATCTAAGTAGACTTTTCAAGAAAGTGGAAGGTGAAAACTTTAAAGATTATTTAATAAAAATAAGAATGGAAAAAGCAAAGCAATTGTTAAGAGAAGAAAAAAAATCTATCAAAGAAACGGCATTGGAGGTAGGATATTATGACCCCAATTATTTCAGCAGAGCCTTTAAAAAGTACGCAGGTGTACCGGCTACAGAGTATACAAAACTATAATTTTATAAGCTCTTTCTAGGGCTTTATTTTTTTTAAAAGTGTAAGAAATAGGTAGAAAATAATGCATAGGACAATAAATGTAAGGTAAAGACAAATTAGTCCATGGAAAAACGTTTTCCATAATAGTACACTTTATATAAAGAAAAAAACGATTATATCATAAAGTTAAGGAGGAGTAAAAAATGAGAAAAAGAAAATTAGCCACAATGCTTATGTGTACAGTTCTAGTCATTGGATTGTTATCAGGATGTACATCGAATAATCAAAGTAACACAGGAAATTCAACTGACAATGCTGGAGGACAAGCAGGCAGCACAGATCAAATTGTTTTAAGATTAGCTGATACCCACAATGAGGGTTATGTAACAGTAAGAGCTGACAGAGAATTTGCTAGACTGGTAGAAGAAAAGACAAATGGTAGAGTAAAGGTTGAAGTATATCCAGGCGCACAATTAGGAGATGAAAAAGCTACTATTGAACAAGCGCAATTTGGCGCTATAGACTTTGTGCGTACAAGTATTTCACCATTAAGTGAATTTAATAAAGATTTAGGGATACTTATGCTTCCTTACCTATATAGAGATGTAGACCATATGTTTAGTGTGCTGGATGGTGAGATAGGAGAAAACTTCCTTGCGTCTTTACAGGAAAACAATCTTCTTGGTTTAACTTGGTTTGATGGAGGAGCAAGGAACTTTTATAATACAAAACAAGAAATAAAAACAGTGGATGACTTAAAAGGAATGAAAATCAGGGTACAAGAAAGTAAGTTAATGATGGACTTAGTGACTGCTCTAGGCGCAATACCTACCCCAATGCCATTTGGTGATGTATATAGTGGATTACAAACTGGTGTTATTGATGGTGCAGAAAACAACTGGCCAAGTTACTTTTCAACAAGTCACTATGAGGTTGCTAAGTATTATACAGTAGATGAGCATACAAGAGCACCTGAGGTGATTTTAATAAGCAAAATGACTTTTGATAAATTATCCTCTGAAGATCAAGAAGCTATCAAAGAAGCTGCTAAGGAAGCCTCCTTATTCCAGAGAGAAGAATGGGCTAAAGAAGAAGCAGCGGCAGAAGCAGAAGTAGTTGCTAAAGGTAGTGTTATTACAAGGTTAGAAAGTAATCAAGAATTCCAAGATGCTGTACAATCAATTTATGCAGAATTTGGTGCAGGCTACGAAGAGTTGATTCAAAGAATTATAGACACAAAATAGTATTTATAAGCAGACCTAGAGGGTGAAGAATAAGAGAAAGGTGTATTCTTCACCTTTTATAAAGGAGATGAAGAAAAATGAAGGCTATCAAAAAGATATTAAACTTATCTAGTAAAGTTTTAGAATATGTGGGAATAACTTTTTTGGTGGCGATGACTTTGATTGTATCCTATCA
The sequence above is drawn from the Clostridium formicaceticum genome and encodes:
- a CDS encoding sensor histidine kinase; this encodes MQNTITKEYDRTMKINIQLSQLAIEINKSMNSFDQYIKNRDSEDLQHHYTSVEKIGNILKTIETEVRRDKDSGIFFRNLENMFDYQKQLTDTILVDGGLNVYSYRKFNELRTLSAYMNNHAQMLITSYLDYTNQHYSNTLQSYKETERSIAVTILFFSFISFVFAIFLSNNTLEMITALAASAEQLAKGNWEVEDIKENAYQEFSMMAQAFNHMKNNIKYFVEELRRKSEVEINLNKEKLISLEKDKLLKESQLMTLQNQMDPHFLFNTLNIIARIAMFEGGNNTVRLIQATAKILRYNLSNKNKLVKLEEEISTLKAYIFIQETRFQDQITFELQIKGNIDDVEILPMTLQPIVENAIIHGLQDQEEGKIEILILREKNYVKVQIKDNGRGISEEKLKHIFKENSEKNKKGHTTGLGLSNVKKRLELHFGMENLIFIDSQVDQGTSIDIFIPLKDGEPHATTDDY
- a CDS encoding response regulator, with the translated sequence MLQLMIIEDEAIERKALKFLIDKYYKNKICVCGEASNGSQAIEKAVALHPDIIIADIRMPGTNGLEACQLIKKRLPHTEIVVLTAYDDFPYAKKAIHIGVHDYLLKPVSDEEFCNAMDKVLEKINNLKKNIEKEKTLRKQMNEFMPLLEKEMILKLILGEDLLQSQLEEYKNVFNIKSNTFVCITFLSSEEDEGEEKILKTIKNKLKFVSRETLGSIYLKNMVFLLFHRELDRLINNKDLIASIKEIRYQVEEKFHTKLYFGIGGICREASQLYHSYRAAKSAMEKQVQKLQHDKNQELHKDLLNAVYEKEMIVFEKLLNEDLTGATRAFEDILSYVLRDRENHQHLSIEKYMQQFCLVINRNIIQFFGNALITSRIQKMEEEVQTLKETREIKEYMENLFKEVVFAIAQYKKDSNIRAIESVKAYVRENYKNDISLNDVADYIALSPYYLSRLFKKVEGENFKDYLIKIRMEKAKQLLREEKKSIKETALEVGYYDPNYFSRAFKKYAGVPATEYTKL
- a CDS encoding TRAP transporter substrate-binding protein; translation: MRKRKLATMLMCTVLVIGLLSGCTSNNQSNTGNSTDNAGGQAGSTDQIVLRLADTHNEGYVTVRADREFARLVEEKTNGRVKVEVYPGAQLGDEKATIEQAQFGAIDFVRTSISPLSEFNKDLGILMLPYLYRDVDHMFSVLDGEIGENFLASLQENNLLGLTWFDGGARNFYNTKQEIKTVDDLKGMKIRVQESKLMMDLVTALGAIPTPMPFGDVYSGLQTGVIDGAENNWPSYFSTSHYEVAKYYTVDEHTRAPEVILISKMTFDKLSSEDQEAIKEAAKEASLFQREEWAKEEAAAEAEVVAKGSVITRLESNQEFQDAVQSIYAEFGAGYEELIQRIIDTK